DNA sequence from the Desulfosporosinus sp. Sb-LF genome:
TTTTAATGGGATTTTTAAAGCCGGATTCGGGACTCATAACGATCAATGGACATGATTGTTGGCAAGAAAAGACGGAGGTGAAGAAGATCGTCAGTTACCTTCCGGGTGAACTTCACTTCATTGAAAACTTAACAGGGACTGAGTTTTTAGACTTAATCGCGGGAATGCATGGCGATTATCCTCGCATAAAGAAGAATCAAGATTATTTTGTGAGTGCCCTCGACTTAGACTTAAGAATACTCATTCGGAAGATGTCCAAAGGGACGAAGCAGAAGTTGGGGATAATTTCGGCCTTAATGTTGGATGCCATGGTGCTCGTCCTTGATGAACCGTCATCAGGACTGGATCCCTTAATGCAAAAAGTGTTGGTCGATTTAATCCTAGAGGAAAAGAAAAAGGGGAAAACTTTATTTATGTCTTCCCACCAATTCGCGGAGATTGAACGCACGTGTGAGCAGGTTGGCATTATTCGAGAAGGGAAACTTCTAGCGGTTCAAAGTATTTCTCAGCTTAGAGAAGCTGAATATCAGACGTTCGAAATTGAAGTTGAAAGTGAGGATGCCGAGCTTCTAAAGCAGAGTCAGTTAAATTTTACCCCAATTCAGGGAGGACGTTTCGTCATCCGTGTAGCGGGTGAACTGGATAATCTATGGCTTGCTCTCGCTCAAGTTCGGGTCAAACGCTTTAGGCAACGTTCTCTGGAGTTAGAAGAAGCTTTTATGGATTTTTACCGGTAGTCGTTGTGTTTGACAGAGAGCCTTAGTTGCAAACTTAAGGTGGGGTGAATATGAATAGGGCATTGTTCCGGGCGATGTTTAAACAGTATCGAAAGAAAGTAGTTGCCATTTCGGTAGGAATTGTTCTTTATGAAGGACTCTTAACCTGGGTTTACCCTGTGATTGCAGAAAATCCGGGGGTTACGGAGATCGCAGAGTCCATCCCATGTGCGGTAAAGAGCGTGTTTGGGGTCCCTGAAAATGGTCGGACCGACACCTTTGAAGCCTTCATATCGGGCCAGTTTTTTGCGAGGATCTGGGTAATGATCATGGCATTATATGGAATACAAACAGCGAATTCCTTACTTGCCAAAATGGTGGATGATGGCTCCTTAGCCTTTCTTTTGTCCACGCCGGTATCTCGAGGTGAGATTCTTTCAACTCAAACTGGAGTTTTGCTTAGCACAAACGCTATCCTAGTCGCTGCTACGATTGTCGGATTATATTTTGGCACCTTTTGTTCAGGGATTGAAATCGAACATGGTCGTTATATAGACTTAGGCCTCTTAGGACTTTCCTTTTTCTCGCTGATCGAAATTTATAGTCTATTTTTCTCGGCTTGGTTTGTCGAGGAAGAACGGGCTTTAACTTATGCGGCGGGGTTAACGCTGCTCTTTTACGGTCTGGATGTCGCTGGAGGACTCAGTGATAAATTATTTTGGTTAAAAAACCTTTCTCTCTTCCAATGGTTTCAGCCGCAAGAGGTACTAGAGGGAACAACAGACCCTGTATGGCCCATTATAGGGTTTAGTGTTGCTTCAGCGGTTCTTTGGTTCTTGACAAAAAAGGTATTTGATACAAAGGATCTAGCAATCTAAAGGAATCTGCTCTTATAGATAACTTTTAGCTTATAAGTTGAATATTAAAAGGCCTCAAAAGTGTAAACTTTCCGGGGCCTTTAAAGTGTCCATATCAACTTATCTTTTGACGTTTCTCACGGTACTCTACTCGTATATCTTGAGTCACGACGATGTTGAGAATATTGTTTTTGAGCATCTCGAAGCCCTTTACAAAAGTGGATTACTCAAAACGGATAGTCTCGATAAGAGCCTTGAGGAGAGACGGCAATCTTTTTAATTTTATGTTAAGTGTACTCTCTCCAATATTGGCATGGTATTTGCATAATTAAATTATAGAGGTCAAATTAGTGTAAACCGAAAAATTAAGATGATGGAGATGAATTATGAATAACAGGGAAATAGTTCATAGCATCAAAGATTATGTGCGAAATTATCAGGAGATAAACAAAACCGAATCTAACTGGCGTGAACCAATTATAGGTTTTGCAAAGGCTAGTGATCCATTATTCCTTAAACTTAAAGAAATAGTCAGTCCAACCCATGCAACACCTAGTGAGTTATTAGATGATGCAAAATCTGTAATAGTGTATTTCATCCCTTTTGAGACTGGAATTATTTTAAGTAATATTGATGAAGAAGAAAGTTCCAGGGAGTGGGATATCGCATATATTGAGACGAATAATCTCATTTCGGGATTAACTCAAGATATGCATGATAAAATATTGCAAGCAGGATATAGGGCAACAAACATACCACCAACCTACAATTACGATCAAGAAAAGTTGATTAGTGATTGGTCACATAGGAGCGTGGCTTATATTTCTGGTATCGGAACATTCGGTATGAATAATATGCTAATAACCGAGAGTGGATGTTGTGGCAGACTTGGAAGCATAGTAACAAGTCTTGAACTTGAGCCATCTGAAAGAAAGGAAGTTGAAAATTGTTTATATAAGTTTAATAAAAGTTGTATGAAATGTGCAGATAGATGTGTAAACAATGCTTTCATTAAAACAAATGAAAATTACAC
Encoded proteins:
- a CDS encoding ABC transporter permease subunit; protein product: MNRALFRAMFKQYRKKVVAISVGIVLYEGLLTWVYPVIAENPGVTEIAESIPCAVKSVFGVPENGRTDTFEAFISGQFFARIWVMIMALYGIQTANSLLAKMVDDGSLAFLLSTPVSRGEILSTQTGVLLSTNAILVAATIVGLYFGTFCSGIEIEHGRYIDLGLLGLSFFSLIEIYSLFFSAWFVEEERALTYAAGLTLLFYGLDVAGGLSDKLFWLKNLSLFQWFQPQEVLEGTTDPVWPIIGFSVASAVLWFLTKKVFDTKDLAI
- a CDS encoding epoxyqueuosine reductase codes for the protein MNNREIVHSIKDYVRNYQEINKTESNWREPIIGFAKASDPLFLKLKEIVSPTHATPSELLDDAKSVIVYFIPFETGIILSNIDEEESSREWDIAYIETNNLISGLTQDMHDKILQAGYRATNIPPTYNYDQEKLISDWSHRSVAYISGIGTFGMNNMLITESGCCGRLGSIVTSLELEPSERKEVENCLYKFNKSCMKCADRCVNNAFIKTNENYTFDRHNCNEQIYDKIIPVYPNGLGDTCGKCMCKVPCSFTNPTKNLIEK
- a CDS encoding ABC transporter ATP-binding protein — its product is MIEVKELTKVYREGRGIWNISFQIEPGTAFGFLGPNGAGKTTTIRLLMGFLKPDSGLITINGHDCWQEKTEVKKIVSYLPGELHFIENLTGTEFLDLIAGMHGDYPRIKKNQDYFVSALDLDLRILIRKMSKGTKQKLGIISALMLDAMVLVLDEPSSGLDPLMQKVLVDLILEEKKKGKTLFMSSHQFAEIERTCEQVGIIREGKLLAVQSISQLREAEYQTFEIEVESEDAELLKQSQLNFTPIQGGRFVIRVAGELDNLWLALAQVRVKRFRQRSLELEEAFMDFYR